ACGTCTTCGAGAGGGACCCCATCTCCGCCTACATCCAGTCGGCGCTCTGCTCCTGCGCGAGGAGGATCAGCTTGGCCCGGCTGGGCACGGCCAGCTTGACGAAGACCCGCTTCAAATGCGTCTTCAACGTGTTCAGCGAACTCCCCATGTCCTCGGCGATGGTCTGGTTGTCCCAGCCATTCAAGACGCGCTCCACCACGTCCAGCTCGCGCCGGGTGAGCCGCGTGCGCCACTCGGTGGGAACCTGGACGGAGTGGGATACCTCCTGGAACAACAGCGCCCAGGACGTCCTCCCGGAATGGGCCGGCAACGGAAGGAAGGTCACCTTCAGGCTCCGCCCCGGCCGCCGGAACGTCAGGATGTCCTGTCCGGAGATCATCCGCTGGCTGGAGCGGCTCATCCGCTCCAGCGCCGCCAGCAGGACGTCTGGCAGACCGAAACGGCCACACGGCGCCTCGGAGAACCAGCGATGGAGCAGCGCCGTGGCGCGAGGCGTGCGCATCAGTTCAGCGTTGGGAGGACTCAGCACGACGCTCTCAAAGCCTGTGTGCCGGAACAGCTGGTCCAGGAGGTCTCCCTGCTGGTTCAGGTCTCCCAGCAGGAGACAGTTGCGAACCGTCCGGGCCAGGCTGGGCGTCAGGCGCTGGAGGAAGGCCCGCTGCTGCTCGGAGAAGGCCTTCCGGTTGTCCCGGTACAGGGTGAAGCCACTGTGCCAGCCAAGGCCCATGTCCAGCGCCACGGACATGACGCGCTCCACCCGCATGTTCATCTCCAGGCAGATCGAATACATGGCGCTGTTGTGCATCTCCTGGCGAGACAGCATCTCGGAGTCCCGCAGGACGGTGTTGGGCTGCTGGATGACCGAGGCGCTCACGAAACACTCGTCTGAAATCTCCGGGTAGCGGTCAAAGAAGACCTGGGGCATGTCCTGGATCATGGGCCAGTCGTATTGGCCGGGCTCACCGGGCCTGGACACGCAAAGCGCACCAAAGTCCGCGGCCAGCACGCGCGACAGGATCCCGTGGGCCTCCGAGAAGACCTCCCGCAGGTCGAGCGAGCTGGTCAGCGCGGTCATGACCTCCAGGAGCACCCGCTCACGCTGAATGGAATCCAAAGGGCCTTTCACGCGTATGGCCTTTCTCCACGTCTGGACCTGGTCGTGGGCACGAACCCCGGGATGACTTTATCACGCGCGGCGGTGTCACCCCTATGGGTGATGCCCGCCCCAGACAGGCTCCCGTACGTTTCTCAAGCCGGTGCTCACGGCGACGGCCTCGCTGTATGCCAAGGAGAGAGACAATGCGGAATCAAATGTTTGTATGTGTTCTGGCGGTGGGTGTGTTCCTGGCCGGAACGGCGGAAGCCCTTCCTGCAGGCTGGTACACGAAAGAGACGGGCGACAAGGTCGTCCTCTACGACCAGGCCCACGAGGCTGTCTGGGCTGGCTACTTCGACGCGGAGGGCAACTGGCACGAGACGACCTACTCGCCCAAGGGCAGCGGCTCGGGCGACCAGGGCGAAACGATGGGCGGCATCAAGACCACGGCGGATTCCGTCCTGGTGGAGATCGCGAAGCCGGTGGCGGGGATCGTCGTCATCAACGCGTCGACGCAGGACGTCGTCTTCGAGCTGCGTGGCCATCTGGAGGCTGGGGCGACCGTCAAGATTCCCGCGAACAAGCTCGGCGACACCGTGCAGTTGGTGGCCACGGTCGACGACAAGGGGGCGACGCTCGACCTGGCGTTCTTCAAACGGATGGGCATCTGCACCGGCAAGTCCTCCTGGATCAGCCGCTGAACACGCGGAGCCCCACCGCACAGGCTCCTGCCCCGGGCCGGGCCGTTGACTCCGCCCGCTGCGCGGTCCCGCTCACGCGTTGACGGTCGTGCGCAACGCCGCGAGGAATTGCCGCACGACCGGCGAGTCCGCCTGGCCGTCGTAGACGAACTCGACGTCGAAGCGGCTGGCGAGCTCGTCGAGCGCGACCAGCCGCACCGTGCGCGGGCACATCGGTGCGGTGCTCTCCGGCACGAAGGCGTAACCCATCCCGGCCGCGACGAGCCCGATGAGCGTCGGGATGTCACTGCCCACCTGCGCGATGCGCGGCGTGAAGCCGGCCTGCCGGCACTGCTCCAGCAGGAACCGGTGCTGAGCGGCGGACCGCAGTGGGTCGAACCAGATGAACGGCGCGTCCGCGAGCTCGGCCAGTTGACGGGGCGCGCGGACGCGCTGGCCCGGCGTGGACCGCATCGCGAGGACGAACCGGTCGCGCAGCAACCGCATCCCTGACAGCCGCGGCGCCACCTCCTGCCGCCACGCCATGATGCCGCCATCGAGCTCGCCCCGCGCGAGCGCGGCCCCCTGTTCGGACGACAGCATGGGAGAGATCGACAGCATGACGTCCGGGCAGGTGTGCCGGAAGGCCTTGAGCACGTCCGACACCAGGGGCAACGGGAAGTAGTTCGGCAGCACACCCAGGCGCAGCTCGCCAAGCTGGCCGGCCGCGCTGCGCAGCGCACGGTCGCGGCTGCCTTGCAGCTCGGAGAGCATGCGGGTGGCGTCCCGCAGGAAGCTCGCGCCGGCCGCGGTGAGCGCGACGCCCGTCGAGCGGCGGAGCAACAGCGGAGTGCCGATCGCCTCCTCCAGCTCGCGGATCTGCCGGGAAAGCGCGGGCTGCACGATCCCGACCGCGCGGGCGCCGGCCACCATGCTGCCGGCCTGGGCGACCGCCACGAAGTAGCGCAGATGGCGCAGTTCGACCTGTCTCATGGGTATACCTGGAAGGCATGGCCTGATGCCTCGAAGGGTATTGGGAAGTATGGGTGGAACGCCGTAGGTTGGCCAGCGTCGTGACCCCAGTCCGCGCGCCGCGGACGTCTGGTCACACCTCGCCCCATGCCCCTCCATCTCCAGACTCCCTATGTCCGTTCACCCGCGGCGTCCCGCCGGCTGAGCAAGCATGTCCTGCTCAAGCTCGATGCGCTGCAGCCGTCCGGCTCGTTCAAGCTGCGCGGCGTCGGTGCGGTGTGCGAGGCGCGGCTCGCGGCAGGCGCCCGCCGCTTCGTGTCGTCATCGGGCGGCAACGCGGGCATCGCGGTCGCCTATGCGGGGCGCGAGCTCGGCGTGCCCGTGCTTGTCGTGGTCCCGGAGAGCACGTCCGCGCGCGCCCGCGACCTGATCCGCCTCGAAGGCGCGGAGTTGATCGTCCACGGTGCGTCATGGGCGGAGGCGAACACGTTGGCCCAATCCGTGCTCGGCTCGGACGACGCGTTCGTGCACCCCTTCGACGAACCCCTGCTGTGGCGGGGCCACTCAACGATGGTCGACGAGATGGCGGCGGCCGGGCCCAAGCCCGGCGCGGTCGTGCTGGCGGTGGGCGGCGGCGGGCTGCTGTGTGGCGTGCTGGAAGGGATGGCGCGCAATGGCTGGGGCGATGTGCCGGTCGTCGCGGTCGAGACCCAGGGTGCTGACTGCTATGCGCGCTCGGTCGCGCAGGGGCGGCCCCATGAGCTGCCAGCGATCTCGAGCATCGCCACGTCGCTCGGCGCGAAGCGGCCTTGCGACGCGGCGATGGCGTGGGTGCCACGCCATGAGATCGAGAACCTCGTCGTGTCCGATGCGGCGGCGGTGGCGGCCTCCCTGCGGTTCCTCGATGAGCACCGGATCCTGGTGGAGCCCGCGTGCGGGGCCGCGCTGGCGGCGCTCGACGCGGAGTCCCCGGCGCTTGCCGCCGCGTCAAGCATCGCGGTGATTGTCTGTGGTGGCGTCACGGCCACGGTAGAGTCTCTGCAGGCATTGAGCCGCAGGGACCGGGGGCCTGGAGGAGCCTGACGCGTGCACGAGTACGATTTGATCGCGGACTGGTATGCCGCCCACCGCGCGGGCCCCATGGGCGTCCCGGAAGTGACGGCGCTCGCGGCTTCACTGCCCGCAGGCGCCTCGGTGCTGGACGTTGGCTGTGGCACGGGGCTGCCGCTGACGCGGGTGCTGGTGGAGCACGGCTGTCAGGTGATGGCCGTGGACAGCTCCCGGGAGTTGCTGGCGCGCTTCCAGGTGAACTTCCCCCACGTGCCGGTGCGCTGTGCGCCCATCGAGTCCTGCGAGCTGCCGGAGCGGGCGTTCGACGCCGCGATCGCTTGGGGCGTCCTGTTCCACCTGCGCCACGAAGCGCAGGCACACGCCATCGCAAACATCGCGAGGGCCCTGAAGCCTGGCGCCGCGTTCCTGTTCACCTCGGGCGACGCCCACGGCTCCATGGACGGCACGCCGATGGACGGCGTGCCGTTCCGTTATCACTCATACAGCGTCGACGGGTATCGCGACCTGCTGCGCGCGCACGGGCTGTCGTTGGAAGAGACCCATACGGACCCGGGCGGGAACGTCTATTACCTGTCGCGCACGCCCGGCTAATCCTGGAGGACCCGGAGCTCCTTGCCGCTCCCGCGCGCCGGATCTCCGAACGTGGCGTCCGAGGCGGTGACGGTCCCCGTCAAGCCTCCGACCACGTTCCAGCTCGTGCCGATGCCGAACGCCACCGTCACCGGCTCGGTCCCCAGGTTCGTCGTCGATCCCTCGCCGCAGACCCGGGTGAAGGACTGCGGCACGTTGTACGCCTTGCGGTTGGGGTAGCCGACCTGCCGGTAGTAGCCCAGGTTCGCCCCACCGGATTGAGGATCGCCGAAGGTCGCGGTGTTGAATGTGATGGCGCCCGTCACCCCCGGGATGAAGCGGAAGTGGCCGTTCGCCCCGTAGGCCACGTCGCAGGGCCCCGGCAGGTTGAAGGTGGCGCCATCCGGGACGCCGGTGTTGAAGGTGGTGATGTCGTAGCCACCGGGCAGGTCCTTGGGCACGTTCTTGGGCGTCAACTGGAGCGGCCCCTGGTCCCAGCCCGTGACGACGAACATGAAGCGCGTGGGCAGCGACTGCTCGTAGAGCAGCAGGTTGTCCGC
The sequence above is drawn from the Corallococcus sp. NCRR genome and encodes:
- a CDS encoding helix-turn-helix transcriptional regulator, with the protein product MTALTSSLDLREVFSEAHGILSRVLAADFGALCVSRPGEPGQYDWPMIQDMPQVFFDRYPEISDECFVSASVIQQPNTVLRDSEMLSRQEMHNSAMYSICLEMNMRVERVMSVALDMGLGWHSGFTLYRDNRKAFSEQQRAFLQRLTPSLARTVRNCLLLGDLNQQGDLLDQLFRHTGFESVVLSPPNAELMRTPRATALLHRWFSEAPCGRFGLPDVLLAALERMSRSSQRMISGQDILTFRRPGRSLKVTFLPLPAHSGRTSWALLFQEVSHSVQVPTEWRTRLTRRELDVVERVLNGWDNQTIAEDMGSSLNTLKTHLKRVFVKLAVPSRAKLILLAQEQSADWM
- a CDS encoding LysR family transcriptional regulator; this translates as MRQVELRHLRYFVAVAQAGSMVAGARAVGIVQPALSRQIRELEEAIGTPLLLRRSTGVALTAAGASFLRDATRMLSELQGSRDRALRSAAGQLGELRLGVLPNYFPLPLVSDVLKAFRHTCPDVMLSISPMLSSEQGAALARGELDGGIMAWRQEVAPRLSGMRLLRDRFVLAMRSTPGQRVRAPRQLAELADAPFIWFDPLRSAAQHRFLLEQCRQAGFTPRIAQVGSDIPTLIGLVAAGMGYAFVPESTAPMCPRTVRLVALDELASRFDVEFVYDGQADSPVVRQFLAALRTTVNA
- a CDS encoding pyridoxal-phosphate dependent enzyme, with amino-acid sequence MPLHLQTPYVRSPAASRRLSKHVLLKLDALQPSGSFKLRGVGAVCEARLAAGARRFVSSSGGNAGIAVAYAGRELGVPVLVVVPESTSARARDLIRLEGAELIVHGASWAEANTLAQSVLGSDDAFVHPFDEPLLWRGHSTMVDEMAAAGPKPGAVVLAVGGGGLLCGVLEGMARNGWGDVPVVAVETQGADCYARSVAQGRPHELPAISSIATSLGAKRPCDAAMAWVPRHEIENLVVSDAAAVAASLRFLDEHRILVEPACGAALAALDAESPALAAASSIAVIVCGGVTATVESLQALSRRDRGPGGA
- a CDS encoding class I SAM-dependent methyltransferase, whose protein sequence is MHEYDLIADWYAAHRAGPMGVPEVTALAASLPAGASVLDVGCGTGLPLTRVLVEHGCQVMAVDSSRELLARFQVNFPHVPVRCAPIESCELPERAFDAAIAWGVLFHLRHEAQAHAIANIARALKPGAAFLFTSGDAHGSMDGTPMDGVPFRYHSYSVDGYRDLLRAHGLSLEETHTDPGGNVYYLSRTPG